A stretch of Sulfurimonas autotrophica DSM 16294 DNA encodes these proteins:
- a CDS encoding MlaD family protein: MNNKVNYTFIGLIVLLGIVSMLGFTYWMLKPAKAEETQKYIIYFNESVLGLNLNAPVKYRGIKVGKVTRLRINPNNSEQVEVTVQILKTTPIKEDTVAKLTAQGITGLSYINLTEGSNHAPPLKIKEGQSCPVIKSAPSFFANVEQSLDSVSELLLLTLGRTNQLLNDGNQKQFSKLLAKSALVMAKVDSILDEKTMAHIQKSAENLDRLTLKIDESVPNINKFVNKSIEWENKINKSFTSIKETYLHMGIIMNNMAKSFLHVEENVEDATVQTLPLMNSTMLEMQQTLINLDELINHYERSPSDILFKKEQMKRGPGEK, translated from the coding sequence ATGAATAATAAAGTAAATTATACTTTTATCGGATTGATAGTTTTACTTGGCATCGTGAGTATGCTCGGTTTTACATACTGGATGCTTAAACCCGCAAAGGCGGAAGAAACACAAAAATATATTATATATTTTAATGAGTCTGTACTTGGTCTTAATCTAAATGCACCGGTAAAATACAGAGGTATCAAAGTGGGTAAAGTAACGCGACTGCGTATCAATCCAAACAACAGTGAGCAAGTAGAAGTAACGGTACAGATTTTAAAAACTACACCAATAAAAGAAGACACCGTTGCAAAACTCACAGCACAGGGCATTACGGGATTGAGTTATATAAATTTAACGGAGGGCAGTAATCATGCGCCGCCGCTCAAAATAAAAGAGGGACAAAGCTGTCCTGTTATTAAATCAGCTCCTTCATTCTTTGCGAATGTTGAGCAATCTTTGGATTCGGTGTCTGAATTACTACTTTTAACGTTGGGCAGAACAAATCAGCTGCTTAATGATGGTAATCAAAAGCAATTTTCTAAACTTTTAGCCAAAAGTGCTTTAGTAATGGCGAAAGTTGATAGTATACTTGATGAAAAAACGATGGCACATATCCAAAAAAGTGCCGAAAATTTAGACCGTTTGACGCTAAAAATAGATGAAAGTGTTCCAAATATTAATAAATTTGTAAATAAGAGTATTGAATGGGAAAATAAAATCAATAAATCATTCACGAGTATTAAAGAGACATATCTTCACATGGGAATCATTATGAATAATATGGCAAAGTCTTTCTTACATGTAGAAGAAAATGTAGAAGATGCAACAGTGCAAACGCTGCCGTTGATGAACAGTACTATGCTGGAGATGCAGCAAACGCTTATAAATTTAGATGAGTTAATCAATCATTATGAACGTAGTCCGAGCGATATATTGTTTAAAAAAGAACAAATGAAAAGGGGACCAGGTGAAAAATAG
- a CDS encoding aminopeptidase P N-terminal domain-containing protein — MISEKEYRKRRTRLGRKLKPFSVAVLFSASPKIRSNDTEFPYRQNSNFYYMSGFKEDNAALVFVKGAKNFHTYLFVAKKDKTQELWHGKRLGKDKAKALFMVDDVFEFDEFNTKLKEFVQNKHHIYYDFKLDYSKVKILKRHGKSIQSYENVASYIESMRLIKSKSEIKLINKALSITKKAHNKAMKISKKLQYEYQLQANIEYIFKKNGAYSDAYTSIVACGNSANTLHYINNDKKLIQGELILIDAGCEYEYYASDITRTIPVNVKFTQAQAEVYEMVLNVQKEIIKMIKPGILRSSLQKKSEELLCKGMIDLKILQGELKALIKEKAHKKYYPHGIGHWIGLDVHDECPYKKLNGKEIPLQPGMVMTIEPGIYLDEEDDNIPKKYRGIGIRIEDDILVTKNGCENLSCKIAKEIKDITRKSNSNR; from the coding sequence TTGATAAGTGAGAAAGAGTATAGAAAAAGAAGAACACGTTTAGGGCGTAAACTGAAGCCTTTTAGTGTGGCAGTACTCTTTAGTGCATCGCCAAAAATACGTTCAAACGATACGGAGTTCCCATACAGACAAAATAGTAATTTTTACTATATGAGCGGTTTTAAAGAAGACAATGCAGCTTTAGTGTTTGTCAAAGGGGCTAAAAATTTTCATACCTATTTATTTGTGGCAAAAAAAGACAAAACACAAGAGTTATGGCATGGAAAAAGGTTGGGAAAAGACAAGGCTAAAGCACTTTTTATGGTGGATGATGTTTTTGAATTTGATGAGTTTAATACTAAACTTAAAGAGTTTGTGCAAAATAAGCATCATATATATTATGATTTTAAGCTGGATTACTCAAAAGTAAAAATTTTAAAACGTCACGGTAAAAGTATACAAAGCTATGAAAATGTGGCAAGCTATATTGAAAGTATGCGTTTAATTAAATCCAAAAGTGAAATTAAGCTTATTAATAAAGCATTGAGCATTACAAAAAAAGCACATAATAAAGCGATGAAAATAAGTAAAAAACTACAGTATGAGTATCAGCTTCAGGCAAATATTGAGTATATTTTTAAAAAGAACGGCGCATACAGTGATGCTTATACCTCCATAGTTGCCTGCGGGAACTCTGCAAACACGCTGCATTACATAAACAATGATAAAAAACTTATTCAGGGGGAACTCATCCTCATAGATGCCGGCTGCGAATATGAATATTATGCCAGTGATATTACAAGAACCATACCTGTTAACGTAAAATTCACTCAAGCTCAAGCAGAGGTATATGAAATGGTCTTAAATGTTCAAAAAGAGATTATTAAAATGATTAAGCCGGGCATTTTAAGAAGTTCATTGCAAAAAAAATCTGAAGAACTGCTCTGCAAAGGCATGATTGATTTGAAAATTCTTCAAGGAGAATTAAAAGCTCTTATAAAAGAAAAAGCACATAAAAAATATTATCCGCATGGTATTGGACATTGGATAGGACTTGATGTTCATGATGAGTGCCCGTATAAAAAGCTAAACGGCAAAGAAATTCCACTGCAGCCGGGAATGGTAATGACAATAGAACCCGGTATTTATCTTGATGAAGAAGACGACAATATTCCTAAGAAGTACAGAGGTATAGGCATAAGAATTGAAGATGATATTTTAGTAACGAAAAACGGGTGTGAAAATCTCTCCTGTAAAATTGCAAAAGAGATCAAAGATATTACTCGTAAGAGTAACTCCAACCGGTAA
- a CDS encoding UDP-2,3-diacylglucosamine diphosphatase: protein MSHNPIVIKEGAFIVSDAHYSHLRPELFYLIQDIHSQKIIPTQLIFMGDIFDALFGSIAFTCKQNSEIIALINDISTTLEVIYLEGNHDFNLKNIFPKAKVFSIKDQPVEAVYKDKKVYLAHGDFGGEFMYKVYTSLIRNAFVLFLLKYIDIFSNHAILKKLDAYLSQKNDCKEFKNFKEFIEERLAKKYDCDYFIEGHFHQNTQFDTAHFHYINLGAFACNQRYFIVKSAQDIELLEEKNSPREI from the coding sequence ATGTCCCATAATCCAATTGTAATTAAAGAAGGTGCGTTCATTGTCTCCGATGCGCACTACTCACATTTACGTCCTGAACTTTTTTATCTTATTCAAGATATTCATTCTCAAAAAATAATTCCGACACAACTCATTTTCATGGGCGATATATTTGATGCTCTTTTTGGCTCTATTGCGTTTACATGTAAACAAAACAGTGAAATAATTGCACTTATCAATGATATTTCGACAACTTTAGAAGTGATATATTTAGAAGGCAACCATGACTTTAATCTAAAAAACATCTTCCCAAAAGCAAAAGTCTTTTCCATTAAAGACCAGCCTGTAGAAGCGGTATATAAAGACAAAAAAGTCTATCTTGCACATGGCGACTTTGGTGGTGAGTTTATGTATAAAGTCTATACATCTCTTATCAGAAACGCTTTTGTTCTGTTTTTGCTTAAATATATAGATATATTTTCAAACCATGCAATCTTAAAGAAATTAGATGCTTATTTGAGTCAAAAGAATGATTGTAAAGAGTTTAAAAATTTCAAAGAATTTATAGAAGAACGCTTGGCCAAAAAGTATGACTGTGATTACTTTATAGAAGGGCATTTTCATCAAAACACCCAATTTGATACAGCACATTTTCATTACATTAATCTAGGTGCTTTTGCTTGCAATCAAAGATATTTTATTGTAAAATCAGCTCAAGATATAGAGTTATTAGAAGAAAAAAATTCCCCTAGGGAGATATAA
- a CDS encoding MlaE family ABC transporter permease, which produces MNKKSFHIDVQKDGLSLDFSGELTLYNLTQAQNLIETNKLSNSQKIIINLANAQYLDTAFALFLTDIQEEYNAEIECNNKNFLHTLELTREHKKRLDSNDDIHKKSIFEYFGKIFYESYLSFISFMEFIGKIFISFLLYFKSIKNIRIKEIAFEINESAVRALGIVALTSFLIGLVTAYQAAYQLQRYGGNIFIVDMMGISVFRELAPLITAIVIAGRSGSAYTAQIGAMKITQEIDAMRTMGFDPYTFLVLPRIIALIIMLPILIFVSDMMAMLGGIIVADLSLDLIPSLFINRLSEVVAIKHFYVGLVKGPFFAFLIASIGIYRGLMVKDDTQSIGFNTTKSVVESLFAVIVCDAIFSIAFTNLGI; this is translated from the coding sequence ATGAATAAAAAATCGTTTCATATTGATGTTCAAAAAGATGGTCTCTCCCTTGATTTTTCAGGGGAATTGACATTGTATAATCTTACTCAAGCGCAAAACCTCATTGAAACAAATAAACTTTCCAATTCTCAAAAAATAATTATCAACCTGGCAAATGCTCAGTACCTTGATACTGCATTTGCTCTGTTTTTAACTGATATACAAGAAGAGTATAATGCAGAGATAGAGTGCAATAATAAAAACTTTTTGCATACACTTGAGTTGACACGAGAGCATAAAAAAAGACTTGATAGCAATGATGATATACATAAAAAAAGTATATTTGAATATTTTGGCAAAATTTTTTATGAATCTTATCTTTCATTTATCTCTTTTATGGAATTCATAGGCAAAATTTTTATATCTTTTTTACTCTATTTTAAAAGTATAAAAAATATTCGCATAAAAGAGATAGCATTTGAAATTAATGAAAGTGCAGTACGCGCACTTGGTATTGTTGCCCTTACAAGTTTTTTAATCGGTTTGGTTACGGCATATCAGGCCGCGTATCAGCTCCAGCGTTATGGAGGCAATATTTTTATAGTAGATATGATGGGTATTTCTGTATTTAGGGAATTGGCACCGCTTATTACGGCAATAGTTATAGCGGGTAGAAGTGGTTCTGCTTATACGGCACAAATAGGGGCTATGAAAATAACACAAGAGATTGACGCGATGCGGACTATGGGCTTTGACCCTTATACTTTTTTGGTACTGCCTAGAATTATTGCTCTTATCATTATGCTGCCAATATTGATTTTTGTATCAGATATGATGGCAATGCTTGGTGGAATTATAGTAGCAGATTTAAGTTTGGATTTGATACCTTCGCTCTTTATCAATAGACTGAGTGAAGTAGTGGCAATCAAGCATTTTTATGTTGGACTGGTAAAAGGGCCGTTTTTTGCATTTTTGATTGCATCTATCGGTATTTACCGAGGTTTAATGGTTAAAGATGATACTCAAAGCATAGGATTTAATACGACCAAAAGTGTCGTCGAGTCACTTTTTGCAGTCATCGTCTGTGATGCAATTTTTTCAATAGCTTTTACAAATTTGGGGATATAA
- a CDS encoding chemotaxis protein CheW, whose translation MSDKLKDIINKQGQQQESVVGQLDDVVQLVGFIIGDEEYAVPILSIQEIIKPFTWTRVPQVPKYVLGVFNLRGSVIPLIDLRTKFGLPTKKQSDETRFIVMRHGDEVAGFVIDRLTMAIRIKKENVGPPPDTVNGDDTIIDGVGKQEDKIITILKVNKLLERDF comes from the coding sequence ATGAGTGATAAATTAAAAGATATTATTAATAAACAAGGACAACAGCAGGAGAGTGTCGTAGGTCAATTAGATGATGTTGTTCAACTTGTCGGCTTTATAATAGGTGATGAAGAATATGCAGTGCCTATTCTGTCTATTCAGGAGATTATCAAACCTTTTACCTGGACAAGAGTTCCTCAGGTTCCAAAATATGTTTTGGGTGTGTTTAATCTTCGTGGTTCCGTTATTCCGCTTATAGATTTACGTACAAAATTTGGACTGCCGACAAAAAAACAGAGTGATGAAACACGTTTTATCGTTATGCGTCACGGTGATGAAGTTGCAGGTTTTGTAATCGACAGACTGACAATGGCAATACGCATCAAAAAAGAAAATGTTGGACCGCCGCCTGATACGGTTAACGGAGATGATACAATCATAGACGGTGTCGGAAAACAAGAAGACAAAATTATTACGATTTTAAAAGTTAATAAACTTTTAGAAAGAGATTTTTAG
- a CDS encoding ABC transporter ATP-binding protein gives MELIKVKNVKTDFGDKVVHDGLNLHVNEGEIYGLLGPSGCGKTTLLREMVLLQEFNAGSIEILGQKIENISEEQAQQLRRKWGVLFQFGALFSSLTLAENIALALREYSTLSDAMIQEIVAFKLDLVGLKPSDAFLYPSEISGGMRKKAGIARALAMDPKLLFLDEPTSGLDPISAREFDELILQLRTMLGLTMVIVTHDLHSIYNTLDRMAIIDNKKIAYEGSLEEVTSVKNDFIQTFFGGHTK, from the coding sequence ATGGAGCTTATTAAAGTAAAAAATGTCAAAACTGATTTTGGTGACAAAGTGGTACATGACGGACTGAACTTACATGTAAATGAAGGTGAAATTTATGGCTTGTTAGGCCCGAGTGGCTGCGGAAAAACGACACTGCTACGTGAAATGGTTTTACTGCAGGAGTTTAACGCTGGGAGTATTGAAATTTTAGGTCAAAAAATTGAAAATATAAGTGAAGAACAGGCACAGCAACTCAGACGTAAATGGGGTGTTTTATTTCAATTTGGTGCTCTTTTTTCTTCTTTGACTTTAGCAGAAAATATAGCTTTGGCCTTGCGAGAGTACTCAACACTCTCAGATGCAATGATACAAGAGATAGTTGCATTTAAACTTGATCTTGTCGGTTTAAAACCAAGTGATGCATTTTTATATCCTTCAGAAATAAGCGGAGGTATGCGCAAAAAAGCGGGTATTGCAAGAGCCTTGGCGATGGACCCGAAGCTGTTGTTTTTGGATGAGCCTACAAGCGGGCTTGATCCTATATCAGCGAGAGAGTTTGATGAACTTATCCTCCAATTACGTACAATGCTTGGTCTTACTATGGTGATTGTAACCCATGATTTACATTCAATATATAATACTTTAGATAGAATGGCTATAATTGACAATAAAAAAATTGCCTACGAAGGCTCTTTAGAAGAGGTCACTTCTGTGAAGAATGATTTTATACAAACTTTTTTTGGAGGGCATACCAAATGA
- a CDS encoding ABC-type transport auxiliary lipoprotein family protein: MKNRLITLWITCMGLFLVTGCTSPTPAQNEYRLNMNLEVLKAGKTKCSQKTLKVEQAFSDKLFMSLKMYYVKGKYAQYAYTRARWVQSPNDKVTEEITRFLRAMQLFKSVQTADSKTKNDFKLEINIEDFMQYFDENEKNSYVNIAFTCSLINTATHKIVATKTFHAKEKTSSNNALGGVKALESALNKILKECGLWLQGVCLDK; the protein is encoded by the coding sequence GTGAAAAATAGACTAATAACCTTATGGATTACATGTATGGGATTATTTTTGGTGACTGGATGTACTTCACCGACACCGGCACAGAATGAGTATAGATTAAACATGAATTTAGAAGTCCTAAAGGCAGGTAAAACCAAATGCAGTCAAAAAACTCTTAAAGTGGAGCAGGCTTTTAGCGACAAACTTTTTATGTCTTTAAAAATGTACTATGTTAAAGGAAAATACGCACAGTATGCATATACACGCGCAAGATGGGTACAGAGCCCAAATGATAAAGTCACAGAAGAAATAACAAGATTTTTGCGAGCAATGCAACTTTTTAAAAGTGTGCAAACTGCAGACTCAAAAACAAAAAATGACTTTAAGCTGGAAATAAATATAGAAGACTTTATGCAGTATTTTGACGAAAATGAAAAAAATTCCTATGTAAATATTGCCTTTACATGTAGCCTAATCAATACTGCAACACATAAAATAGTTGCTACAAAAACTTTTCATGCAAAAGAAAAGACCAGCTCAAATAATGCACTGGGCGGTGTGAAAGCACTTGAGAGTGCTTTAAACAAAATCTTAAAAGAGTGCGGCTTATGGCTGCAGGGAGTCTGTCTTGATAAGTGA
- a CDS encoding chemotaxis protein, translated as MDNKSLKVGSNEMELVDFRIFKQEKDKVYEGIYGINVSKVREIIRIPHLTELPSTPEFIEGIFDLREVVIPVVNLAKWMGVAEPENAIKNARVIITEFNNVLIGFIVHEAKRIRRISWSDIEPTSFMSSSSGLESNKITGVTKIEGDNVLLILDLESVVQDLGLYEPETDAAPETIEKFSGLALVLDDSATARKIVKDALVKMGFHVIEAMDGEEGLSKLDDLYTTYGDSIANNLKIIISDVEMPKMDGFHFAAKVKEDERFNNIPIVFNSSISDHFSEARGEEAGGEAYLVKFQASSFFDEVSRIVRAHMKK; from the coding sequence ATGGACAACAAATCTCTAAAAGTCGGTTCCAATGAAATGGAACTTGTTGACTTTCGTATATTTAAACAAGAAAAAGACAAAGTATATGAAGGTATATATGGAATTAATGTTTCAAAAGTACGTGAAATTATCCGTATTCCCCATTTAACAGAACTTCCAAGTACACCAGAATTTATAGAAGGTATTTTTGATTTAAGAGAAGTTGTTATTCCTGTTGTAAATCTGGCAAAGTGGATGGGTGTTGCCGAACCTGAAAATGCAATAAAAAACGCCCGTGTAATTATTACAGAGTTTAATAATGTCCTTATAGGTTTTATAGTGCATGAGGCGAAACGTATTAGAAGGATCAGCTGGAGCGATATTGAACCGACATCTTTTATGAGTAGTTCATCAGGATTGGAAAGTAATAAAATTACCGGTGTAACAAAAATAGAGGGTGATAATGTTTTACTGATACTGGACTTAGAAAGTGTTGTGCAAGATTTAGGACTTTATGAGCCTGAAACAGATGCAGCGCCGGAAACAATAGAAAAATTTTCAGGACTTGCTCTTGTTTTGGATGACAGTGCAACTGCGAGGAAAATTGTAAAAGATGCACTTGTGAAAATGGGCTTTCATGTTATTGAAGCGATGGATGGGGAAGAAGGTCTTAGCAAACTCGATGATTTATATACAACATACGGCGATTCAATAGCCAATAATTTAAAAATAATTATTTCAGATGTTGAAATGCCTAAAATGGATGGTTTTCATTTTGCAGCAAAAGTCAAAGAAGATGAAAGATTCAATAATATTCCTATTGTATTTAACTCTTCAATAAGTGATCATTTTAGTGAAGCAAGAGGCGAAGAAGCTGGTGGAGAAGCTTATTTAGTTAAGTTTCAAGCGAGTTCATTTTTTGATGAAGTGTCACGTATCGTTCGTGCACATATGAAGAAATAG
- a CDS encoding hybrid sensor histidine kinase/response regulator yields the protein MDEFQEILQDFLVESFELVEKLDEDLVELESHPDDLELLNGIFRVAHTVKGASSFLNFDILTHLTHHMEDVLNKARHGELTITPDIMDVILESIDLMKALLEKIRDTSSDDGIDVSACVARLDKVSGGTGEVESPVAAAPVEVVEEAPEEEEPDYENMDPDDVEAEIERLLAQRQAEDKAKREAKIAAGEEVPSMPPEPSEEEPQEEPKEEKKEEKAEAPKAPAPTPAPSAENSSQKPSSEEAKAAAPAKRAPATVEQTIRVDVKRLDHLMNLIGELVLAKNRLIKINDDVEERYEGEEFLEELNQVVSIVSLVTTDLQIAVMKTRMLPIGKVFNKFPRMIRDLSRELNKKIELVISGEDTELDKSIVEEIGDPLVHIIRNSCDHGIETPEERIAKGKPEEGTIALKAYNEGNQIVIQIDDDGKGLDPQMLKEKSLQKGIITEKEAETMSDKEAYTLIFRPGFSTAASVTSVSGRGVGMDVVKTNIEKLNGIIDIDSEVNVGTSIKLKIPLTLAIIQALLVGVQEEHYAIPLASVLETVRISKDEIYTVEGRSVMRLRDDVLSLVHIGDIFEVERILDASEHAYVVVLGLGTSKLGLIVDILVGQEEIVIKSLGDYLKGIEGIAGATIRGDGGVTLIVDVVALMSMAKDVKATALTNGDGGEAVSNEKTKASDYTIMVVDDSKTDRTIMKKSLEPLGVTIVEAGDGQEALNILKSGEYNIDAMLIDIEMPRMDGYTLASEIKKYNRYKNLPLIAVTSRTGKSDRMRGVESGMVEYITKPYSADYLASVVQRNVNFKAEFL from the coding sequence ATGGATGAATTTCAAGAAATACTACAAGATTTTTTAGTTGAATCGTTTGAGCTTGTTGAAAAATTAGATGAAGATTTGGTTGAGCTGGAGTCTCATCCTGATGATTTGGAACTGCTAAACGGAATATTTCGTGTTGCACATACCGTAAAAGGGGCTTCATCATTTTTAAATTTTGATATATTGACGCATTTAACACACCACATGGAGGATGTGCTGAATAAAGCACGTCATGGGGAACTTACTATTACTCCTGATATTATGGATGTGATTTTAGAGTCAATTGACCTTATGAAAGCGCTTTTGGAAAAAATCCGCGATACAAGCAGTGATGATGGCATAGATGTATCAGCATGTGTTGCAAGACTAGACAAAGTCAGTGGCGGTACAGGCGAAGTTGAATCACCTGTTGCAGCGGCTCCTGTTGAAGTAGTAGAAGAGGCCCCTGAAGAGGAAGAACCCGATTATGAGAACATGGATCCTGATGATGTAGAAGCAGAAATAGAAAGACTTTTAGCGCAGCGTCAAGCTGAAGACAAAGCAAAAAGAGAAGCAAAAATAGCTGCCGGTGAGGAAGTTCCATCGATGCCGCCCGAACCGAGCGAAGAAGAACCTCAAGAAGAACCAAAAGAAGAAAAGAAAGAAGAAAAAGCCGAAGCACCAAAAGCACCGGCACCAACGCCTGCTCCATCGGCTGAAAATTCATCACAAAAACCCTCATCCGAAGAGGCAAAAGCAGCAGCACCGGCAAAACGTGCTCCTGCTACGGTTGAGCAGACAATTCGTGTGGATGTAAAAAGACTAGACCACCTAATGAATCTTATCGGTGAGCTTGTACTTGCTAAAAACAGACTTATTAAAATAAATGATGATGTAGAAGAGCGCTATGAAGGTGAGGAATTTTTAGAAGAGTTGAATCAAGTTGTCTCAATAGTTTCGCTTGTAACAACTGACCTGCAAATTGCAGTTATGAAAACACGTATGCTCCCAATAGGAAAAGTGTTTAACAAATTCCCTAGAATGATTAGAGACCTTTCGCGCGAACTTAATAAAAAAATAGAACTTGTCATTTCAGGTGAAGATACGGAGCTTGATAAATCAATCGTTGAAGAGATCGGCGATCCTTTAGTTCATATTATACGTAATTCATGTGATCATGGAATCGAGACACCCGAGGAGCGTATTGCAAAAGGAAAACCGGAAGAGGGTACAATAGCGTTAAAAGCATATAACGAAGGAAATCAGATCGTCATTCAAATAGATGATGACGGGAAGGGACTTGACCCTCAAATGCTCAAAGAGAAATCGCTTCAAAAAGGTATTATTACCGAAAAAGAAGCGGAGACTATGAGTGATAAAGAGGCATATACCCTTATTTTTAGACCGGGCTTTTCAACTGCGGCATCAGTAACGAGTGTTTCCGGACGCGGTGTAGGTATGGATGTTGTCAAAACTAACATTGAAAAACTCAACGGTATTATTGATATTGACAGTGAAGTAAATGTCGGCACTTCTATAAAGTTAAAAATTCCATTAACCTTGGCAATTATTCAGGCACTGCTTGTTGGTGTGCAAGAAGAACATTATGCAATTCCTTTGGCGTCTGTACTTGAAACAGTAAGAATTTCAAAAGATGAAATTTATACGGTTGAAGGCCGTTCTGTTATGAGGCTGCGTGACGATGTTCTCTCTTTGGTACATATTGGGGATATTTTTGAAGTTGAGAGAATTTTGGATGCGAGTGAGCATGCTTATGTTGTTGTTCTAGGTTTAGGAACAAGCAAACTGGGCCTCATTGTAGATATTTTGGTTGGACAGGAAGAGATTGTTATTAAATCTCTAGGTGATTATCTCAAAGGTATTGAAGGCATTGCCGGAGCTACAATCAGAGGCGATGGAGGTGTGACACTCATCGTTGATGTTGTCGCACTGATGAGTATGGCAAAAGATGTAAAAGCAACAGCCCTTACAAATGGTGACGGTGGTGAAGCTGTAAGCAATGAAAAGACGAAGGCAAGTGATTATACTATAATGGTAGTTGATGATTCTAAAACAGATAGAACGATTATGAAAAAATCATTAGAGCCGTTAGGTGTTACTATTGTTGAAGCGGGTGATGGTCAAGAGGCTCTCAATATTTTAAAATCCGGTGAATATAATATCGACGCAATGCTTATTGATATAGAAATGCCGAGAATGGATGGATATACACTTGCAAGTGAAATTAAAAAATATAACAGATATAAAAATCTGCCATTGATTGCTGTAACATCGCGCACAGGCAAATCAGACCGTATGCGTGGTGTTGAATCAGGAATGGTAGAGTATATTACTAAACCTTATTCGGCAGATTATTTAGCCAGTGTAGTTCAAAGAAATGTTAATTTTAAAGCGGAGTTTTTATAA
- the argC gene encoding N-acetyl-gamma-glutamyl-phosphate reductase, with protein sequence MEQNSKINVGVVGATGYTGLELVKMLVKHPYFHLAYIANSEGGTTINKLHPSLNGVCEDEVQKADIDAMAATCKLVFLALPHKTAMAYVKPLLEKDVKVVDLSADYRLPQDIYEEFYCPHTDRANLEHVVYGLPELNREAIKSAKLVANPGCFPTSAILGLLPFMDKRIPNTPIIIDAKTGVSGAGKKLSEVTHFVNVNDNLFAYNPLLHRHAPEIANKLDVSFDEVNFVPHLVPVTRGMISSIYIQVDEEFNAMKVLQEFYKHDIHVRVSDMPVNMKNVAGTNFCDIYVKRKGNMLFISSSIDNLMRGASAQAVVNANLMMGFDETMAIPDIAYVP encoded by the coding sequence ATGGAACAAAACAGTAAAATAAATGTCGGTGTAGTCGGAGCAACAGGTTATACAGGGCTTGAACTTGTAAAAATGCTTGTAAAACATCCTTATTTTCATTTGGCATATATTGCAAATTCTGAAGGTGGTACAACTATAAATAAGCTGCATCCTTCATTGAACGGTGTGTGCGAAGATGAAGTACAAAAAGCAGACATTGATGCAATGGCTGCTACATGTAAGCTTGTTTTTTTGGCACTGCCGCATAAAACGGCAATGGCCTATGTCAAACCTTTGTTGGAAAAGGACGTCAAAGTCGTTGATCTTTCCGCTGATTACAGACTGCCACAGGATATTTATGAAGAATTTTACTGTCCGCATACTGACAGGGCAAACCTTGAACATGTTGTATATGGATTGCCTGAACTCAATCGTGAGGCTATAAAGTCTGCAAAACTTGTTGCAAATCCCGGATGTTTTCCGACTTCTGCTATTTTAGGGTTGCTTCCTTTCATGGACAAACGCATACCCAATACACCTATTATTATTGATGCAAAAACAGGCGTGAGCGGAGCAGGAAAAAAACTGAGTGAAGTGACGCACTTTGTGAATGTAAATGACAATCTTTTTGCCTATAACCCTCTGCTGCACCGTCATGCTCCTGAAATTGCAAACAAACTGGACGTCTCTTTTGATGAAGTAAATTTTGTGCCTCACTTGGTGCCTGTCACCCGTGGTATGATAAGCTCGATCTACATACAGGTAGATGAAGAGTTTAATGCAATGAAAGTATTGCAAGAGTTTTATAAACATGATATACATGTAAGAGTAAGTGACATGCCTGTTAATATGAAAAATGTCGCAGGGACAAATTTTTGCGACATTTATGTAAAAAGAAAAGGCAATATGCTTTTTATTTCTTCAAGCATAGACAACCTTATGAGAGGTGCATCCGCGCAGGCTGTTGTAAATGCCAACTTGATGATGGGTTTTGATGAAACGATGGCAATTCCAGATATAGCCTATGTCCCATAA